The following coding sequences are from one Seonamhaeicola sp. ML3 window:
- a CDS encoding PQQ-binding-like beta-propeller repeat protein, with amino-acid sequence MRNLKILVFLLASTLVLNAQKAEAPDFTYDLGGKVEKMTLTSSGVMLIMHGKGLAGIKPGQDQLVFNFDDYGKVKEEEIFIVPNTPYVMVGQAGFGGIAGKQSVIDVVTGKRLFDTKANGWKAAGRPTLIMPENRLIVSGQRTAKEKYTQAVGIYDMANGNEIKLFKLKGSNSLTGKPSIIDGGVILPTYKGIYRIDMNTGAESWVVDLKNVAYVIPDDDGKSMFAVQGKGKNHVIHKINGSGSLLWGEGAKLKGVVSNFEVTPKGLAIVSDVADTGKGGLAKLAAAKAQSNISFLSAATGEDLWEKAPKTKGYVQHFYIMEDGILFGIGEGGINKISYEGTPLFKKPLKTGENIHTMALTKQGMIYITDSDANIINLDTGESIWNKPIKYKKAKSVTSTYDEAHARYLISTGEELISIDENNGDISTLATYKFNEKENPSSFEIRENGLLLSSSQNLMMLDFEGKELFHAYFKSPGQSTFAKIALGALAVASTAMAADASFRAGANRNYLGQYNQYGAQMQRTADMFSAIGTASFNEMAKRFKATAATENDQFILTKLDDGVSLVKVNKDSGEVGKNILLKDKKPTYEVDDFGGYLYYLANGTTVYAYNLVK; translated from the coding sequence ATGAGAAATTTAAAAATTTTAGTTTTTCTATTAGCGAGTACGCTAGTGTTAAACGCTCAAAAAGCAGAAGCTCCAGACTTTACTTACGATTTAGGAGGTAAAGTAGAAAAGATGACCTTAACCAGTTCTGGAGTTATGTTAATTATGCACGGTAAAGGTCTTGCAGGCATTAAGCCTGGTCAGGATCAACTGGTGTTTAATTTTGATGACTACGGAAAAGTTAAAGAAGAAGAAATTTTTATTGTCCCTAATACACCATACGTTATGGTGGGGCAAGCTGGGTTTGGCGGTATTGCCGGTAAACAAAGTGTTATAGATGTTGTTACCGGGAAAAGACTTTTCGATACTAAAGCCAATGGTTGGAAAGCAGCTGGTAGACCAACATTAATAATGCCCGAGAATAGGTTAATTGTATCAGGACAAAGAACAGCAAAGGAAAAGTATACACAAGCCGTTGGGATTTACGATATGGCCAATGGGAATGAAATTAAGCTATTCAAACTCAAGGGGTCTAATTCCTTAACTGGTAAACCAAGTATTATTGATGGGGGCGTTATTTTGCCAACATACAAAGGTATATACCGAATCGATATGAATACAGGTGCCGAAAGTTGGGTGGTAGATTTAAAAAACGTAGCCTATGTTATTCCTGATGATGATGGTAAATCTATGTTTGCCGTTCAAGGAAAAGGAAAAAACCATGTCATTCACAAAATTAATGGCAGTGGTAGTCTTTTATGGGGAGAAGGCGCCAAGTTAAAAGGAGTGGTATCTAACTTTGAAGTGACACCAAAAGGATTGGCTATTGTTAGTGATGTTGCAGACACAGGAAAGGGTGGTCTAGCAAAGTTAGCCGCGGCGAAAGCACAAAGTAACATTTCTTTCTTATCGGCAGCTACAGGTGAAGATTTATGGGAGAAAGCCCCAAAAACAAAAGGCTATGTTCAGCACTTTTATATCATGGAAGATGGTATTTTGTTTGGCATTGGTGAAGGTGGAATCAATAAAATTTCTTACGAAGGCACACCGTTGTTTAAAAAACCATTAAAAACAGGTGAAAACATTCACACTATGGCGCTTACAAAGCAGGGTATGATTTATATAACCGATAGTGATGCCAATATCATCAATTTAGATACAGGAGAATCCATCTGGAACAAGCCCATTAAATACAAAAAAGCTAAATCTGTTACAAGTACATACGATGAAGCTCATGCCAGATACCTGATAAGTACTGGAGAGGAATTGATTTCTATAGATGAAAACAATGGTGACATAAGTACACTAGCAACATATAAGTTTAATGAAAAGGAAAATCCATCATCTTTTGAAATTAGAGAAAATGGACTGCTACTTTCGTCTAGCCAGAATTTAATGATGCTAGATTTTGAAGGTAAAGAATTATTTCACGCCTATTTTAAATCACCGGGTCAAAGCACTTTTGCTAAAATTGCGCTTGGTGCACTAGCTGTGGCCTCAACAGCTATGGCCGCGGACGCAAGTTTCAGGGCTGGTGCCAATAGAAATTATTTAGGGCAATATAACCAATATGGTGCTCAAATGCAGCGTACAGCTGATATGTTCTCAGCTATCGGTACTGCCTCTTTTAATGAAATGGCAAAGCGCTTTAAAGCCACTGCTGCTACAGAAAATGATCAGTTCATCTTAACGAAGTTAGACGATGGTGTAAGCTTAGTTAAGGTAAATAAAGATAGTGGAGAGGTTGGAAAAAATATTTTACTAAAAGATAAAAAACCAACATACGAAGTAGACGATTTTGGAGGGTACTTATACTACCTGGCAAATGGCACTACAGTGTATGCTTACAACCTTGTAAAGTAA
- a CDS encoding DUF6498-containing protein, whose product MYAIIFKPNRYNSFAWMNIVALLLLLYVGKIDAYAVLFGYFLETIIIGFFNALKMFVSSKHHKSEKSIAFLIPFFIVHYGFFIAVQSIFVFVLMGQSDVIPIKEPFHLIANYSAVFKLAGMEYILGLLCITQLAKYIFDYIQPKKYLNYTPEEIMFKPYVRILIQQFAVILAMFFTMFSNADVVAAILLILIRAVVDFFLVAIRENDALLDRMVDKMYDGKTPKDELRKQLILFSE is encoded by the coding sequence ATGTACGCTATAATATTTAAACCTAATCGCTACAATTCATTTGCATGGATGAATATAGTAGCACTCTTGTTACTGCTCTATGTAGGTAAAATAGATGCCTATGCTGTATTGTTTGGATATTTTCTTGAGACCATTATTATTGGTTTTTTTAACGCTTTAAAGATGTTTGTGTCGTCCAAACACCATAAGTCGGAAAAATCCATAGCTTTTTTAATTCCTTTTTTTATTGTTCATTATGGCTTTTTTATAGCTGTACAATCCATTTTCGTTTTTGTGCTCATGGGGCAAAGCGATGTAATTCCCATTAAAGAGCCTTTTCATTTAATTGCGAACTATAGCGCTGTTTTTAAATTAGCAGGTATGGAATATATACTTGGTTTGCTTTGCATTACGCAACTTGCCAAATATATTTTTGATTATATACAGCCAAAAAAGTATTTGAACTATACTCCAGAAGAGATTATGTTTAAACCCTATGTTAGGATATTAATTCAACAGTTTGCAGTGATTTTGGCTATGTTTTTCACAATGTTTTCTAATGCTGATGTTGTAGCTGCTATTCTATTGATTTTAATCAGGGCTGTCGTTGATTTCTTTTTGGTAGCCATAAGGGAAAATGACGCTTTATTGGATAGAATGGTAGATAAAATGTATGACGGAAAAACGCCTAAGGATGAACTAAGAAAACAATTGATACTTTTTTCAGAATAA
- a CDS encoding GSCFA domain-containing protein, which yields MNLQTKIPLPKRPNNLIGYESNILLLGSCFVENIGEKLDYFKFKNLINPFGVLFNPKAIEALVRNSVQGKVYSEVDIFQNNEQWHCFDAHSKLSNSSKPGLLNDLNEQVTLTANQLKNASHVIITLGTAWVYRNKESNNVVANCHKMSQNVFSKELLSVDEVLVSLKAMVDSIREVNPDVSIIFTVSPVRHLKDGFVENTQSKAHLITAIHKLLSTSVESGGLHYFPSYEIMMDELRDYRFYTEDMIHPNQTAIDYIWGKFKEVWIASVAQKTMDDVCAVQKGLLHKPFNPNSEAHQKFLRNLKQKQKDLKAQFQHISF from the coding sequence ATGAATCTTCAAACCAAAATACCATTACCTAAACGGCCTAACAATCTAATAGGCTATGAATCTAATATTCTGCTCCTAGGCTCTTGCTTTGTTGAAAATATTGGAGAGAAATTAGATTATTTTAAATTTAAAAATCTCATAAATCCGTTTGGGGTGTTATTCAATCCCAAGGCTATTGAGGCTTTGGTTAGAAACTCTGTTCAAGGAAAAGTTTATTCCGAGGTAGATATATTTCAAAATAATGAACAATGGCATTGTTTTGATGCACATTCTAAGTTGAGCAATTCCTCAAAGCCTGGGTTGCTGAATGACTTAAATGAACAAGTCACTTTAACCGCCAATCAGCTCAAAAATGCTTCTCACGTCATCATCACTTTGGGGACAGCATGGGTTTACAGGAATAAAGAATCCAACAATGTTGTTGCCAACTGCCATAAAATGTCCCAGAACGTTTTTTCGAAAGAACTGCTTTCGGTTGATGAAGTTTTAGTTTCTTTAAAAGCAATGGTTGATTCAATTCGAGAAGTAAACCCTGATGTGAGTATCATTTTTACAGTTTCGCCGGTTAGACATTTAAAAGACGGATTTGTCGAGAACACACAAAGTAAAGCACATTTAATAACGGCAATACACAAGCTTTTGTCGACAAGCGTGGAGTCGGGAGGTCTTCATTATTTCCCATCCTATGAAATCATGATGGACGAACTTCGAGATTATCGATTTTATACCGAGGATATGATTCATCCCAATCAAACCGCTATTGATTATATTTGGGGAAAATTCAAAGAGGTTTGGATAGCTTCCGTTGCTCAAAAAACTATGGATGATGTTTGTGCCGTTCAAAAAGGATTACTTCATAAGCCTTTCAATCCTAACTCTGAAGCCCACCAAAAGTTTTTGCGGAATTTAAAGCAAAAGCAAAAGGATTTGAAAGCTCAATTTCAGCATATTAGTTTTTAA
- the alaS gene encoding alanine--tRNA ligase gives MKSQEIRSKFLSFFEDKKHAIVPSAPMVLKDDPTLMFVNSGMAPFKEYFLGNAEPKSNRIADTQKCLRVSGKHNDLEEVGYDTYHHTLFEMLGNWSFGDYFKREAIAWAWELLTEVYGIDKDILYVTVFEGDEGDKLPMDTEAYDFWKKHISEDRILKGNKKDNFWEMGDQGPCGPCSEIHVDIRSAEEKAKVDGKDLVNMDHPQVVEIWNLVFMQYNRKANGSLEPLPNKHIDTGMGFERLCMVLQGVQSNYDTDVFTPIIREIEAISRKDYGKDEKVDIAIRVISDHVRAVAFSIADGQLPSNNGAGYVIRRILRRAVRYGFTFLDKKEPFIYRLVDVLSEKMGKAFPELKSQKQLIENVIKEEENSFLRTLEQGLVLLNRIVDETKGDTISGEKAFELYDTYGFPIDLTSLILGEKGYKLDEAGFNKELQKQKDRSRAASEMSTDDWTILVDDAEQEFIGYDALEANVKITRYRKVTSKKEGDMYQLVFNLTPFYAEGGGQVGDKGYLEDAHGDVVYILDTKKENNVIIHFAKNLPKDVKASFKAVVDSKQRHRTECNHTATHLLHQALREVLGTHVEQKGSAVHSKYLRFDFSHFSKMTIDELRDVENFVNARIDGKLPLEEKRNIPMHEAIAEGAMALFGEKYGDTVRAIRFGQSVELCGGTHVSNTADIWHFKIVSEGAVAAGIRRIEAITNDAVKDFYHENNRAYFEMKDLLNNAKEPVKALQSLQGENANLRKQIEALLKDKAKNIKGELKSELTDVNGIQFLAKKVDLDAAGIKDVAFELGGQFDNLFLLLGAEQNGKALLSCYISKELVASKELNAGQVVRELGKHIQGGGGGQPFFATAGGKNPAGIEEALLAAKEFVK, from the coding sequence ATGAAGTCACAAGAGATTCGATCTAAGTTTTTAAGTTTTTTTGAAGATAAGAAACATGCTATAGTGCCCTCTGCACCAATGGTTTTAAAAGATGACCCCACCTTAATGTTTGTGAATTCTGGTATGGCCCCTTTTAAGGAGTACTTTTTAGGGAATGCCGAACCGAAAAGCAATAGAATAGCAGATACTCAAAAATGCTTACGGGTTTCGGGAAAACATAACGACTTAGAAGAAGTTGGTTATGATACCTATCACCATACACTTTTCGAAATGCTAGGTAACTGGAGTTTTGGTGATTATTTTAAGAGAGAAGCTATAGCTTGGGCTTGGGAACTATTGACTGAAGTTTACGGTATCGATAAAGATATTCTTTACGTAACTGTTTTTGAAGGTGATGAAGGCGATAAGCTACCAATGGATACCGAGGCCTACGATTTTTGGAAAAAACATATTTCTGAAGACCGTATCCTAAAAGGAAACAAAAAAGATAACTTTTGGGAAATGGGCGACCAAGGACCTTGTGGTCCTTGTAGTGAAATACATGTTGATATTCGTTCTGCCGAAGAAAAAGCAAAAGTTGATGGAAAAGACCTTGTGAATATGGATCATCCACAGGTGGTGGAGATTTGGAACCTGGTTTTTATGCAATATAATAGAAAAGCCAATGGGTCTCTGGAGCCATTGCCAAATAAGCATATAGACACCGGAATGGGGTTTGAGCGTTTATGCATGGTATTACAAGGTGTTCAAAGTAATTACGATACCGATGTATTTACCCCAATCATTAGGGAGATTGAAGCGATAAGTCGTAAAGATTATGGTAAAGACGAAAAGGTTGATATTGCCATTAGGGTGATTTCAGATCATGTTCGCGCTGTGGCATTTTCTATTGCCGATGGACAATTACCAAGCAACAATGGAGCGGGTTATGTGATTAGAAGGATTTTAAGAAGAGCCGTTCGTTATGGCTTTACATTTTTAGATAAGAAAGAGCCATTTATTTACCGATTGGTAGATGTGTTAAGTGAGAAAATGGGAAAAGCATTTCCAGAATTAAAATCACAAAAACAGCTTATTGAGAATGTGATTAAAGAAGAGGAAAATTCTTTTTTAAGAACACTAGAACAAGGTTTGGTGTTATTAAATAGAATTGTCGATGAAACCAAGGGCGATACTATTTCTGGAGAGAAAGCATTCGAACTTTATGATACCTATGGTTTTCCAATAGATTTAACATCTTTAATATTAGGTGAAAAAGGTTATAAACTTGATGAAGCTGGCTTCAATAAGGAGTTACAAAAACAAAAGGATAGATCTAGGGCGGCAAGTGAGATGTCTACAGACGACTGGACCATTTTAGTTGACGATGCCGAACAAGAATTTATTGGATATGATGCCCTAGAAGCTAATGTCAAGATTACACGATACAGAAAGGTAACTTCTAAAAAAGAAGGCGATATGTATCAGTTGGTTTTTAATTTAACACCATTTTATGCCGAAGGCGGTGGCCAAGTTGGTGATAAAGGGTATTTAGAAGATGCCCATGGCGATGTAGTTTACATTTTAGACACAAAAAAGGAAAACAATGTTATTATTCATTTCGCTAAAAACCTACCAAAGGATGTAAAGGCTTCTTTTAAGGCGGTTGTAGATTCTAAGCAACGCCATAGAACCGAATGTAACCACACAGCAACACATTTATTACACCAAGCATTAAGAGAAGTGTTGGGAACTCATGTAGAACAAAAAGGTAGTGCGGTTCACTCTAAATATTTACGTTTCGATTTTTCTCATTTTTCAAAAATGACGATTGATGAGTTAAGAGATGTAGAAAACTTTGTAAATGCCAGGATTGATGGCAAGTTACCATTAGAAGAAAAGCGAAATATACCAATGCATGAAGCTATTGCCGAAGGTGCTATGGCTTTATTCGGTGAGAAATACGGTGATACTGTTAGAGCAATTCGTTTTGGTCAGTCTGTTGAACTTTGTGGAGGAACACATGTTAGTAATACTGCCGATATTTGGCATTTTAAAATAGTATCTGAAGGTGCAGTAGCAGCAGGAATTCGCAGAATAGAAGCGATTACTAACGATGCTGTTAAGGATTTTTATCATGAAAATAACCGTGCTTATTTTGAAATGAAAGATCTACTTAACAATGCCAAAGAACCTGTTAAGGCGCTTCAAAGTTTACAAGGCGAAAATGCTAACCTTAGAAAGCAGATTGAAGCCTTGTTGAAGGATAAAGCTAAAAATATTAAAGGGGAATTAAAAAGTGAATTGACCGATGTAAACGGTATTCAGTTTTTAGCTAAAAAAGTAGATTTAGATGCCGCTGGAATTAAGGATGTTGCTTTCGAATTAGGAGGTCAATTTGATAATTTGTTTTTATTACTCGGTGCCGAACAAAACGGAAAAGCTTTATTGTCTTGCTATATCTCTAAGGAGTTGGTGGCAAGCAAGGAGTTAAATGCTGGACAGGTAGTTCGCGAACTTGGTAAGCATATTCAAGGAGGCGGAGGCGGACAGCCTTTCTTCGCTACGGCGGGAGGAAAAAATCCAGCAGGTATTGAAGAGGCTTTATTAGCAGCTAAGGAGTTCGTGAAATAG
- a CDS encoding M23 family metallopeptidase: MSKVKYYYDPESLSYRKIERKKRRTFKYAMVFLLASALFGFMFVFVGSYYFESPKEKALKRELQNMEFQFELLNKKMDHAEKVLANVADRDNNIYRVYFEANPIPESQRQAGFGGINRYKKFEGYDNSKLIMESNKRLDVLQKQIVVQSKSLDEIKALAEEKEKLLAAIPAIQPVSNEDLTRMASGYGMRTDPFTKARKMHKGMDFTAPRGTPIYASGDGKVIRADSRSSGYGKHIRIDHGFGYVSLYAHLYKYNVRKNQKVKRGDLIGFVGSTGRSQAPHLHYEIRKDGKNINPVNFYYGSLTAEEFSKMLEHASLENQSLD, encoded by the coding sequence ATGAGTAAGGTAAAATATTACTACGATCCAGAATCACTTTCTTATCGCAAAATTGAGCGAAAAAAAAGACGAACCTTTAAATATGCCATGGTATTTTTATTGGCTTCGGCTTTGTTTGGATTTATGTTTGTTTTTGTTGGCAGCTACTACTTTGAATCTCCCAAAGAAAAGGCTCTAAAACGAGAGCTTCAAAACATGGAGTTTCAATTTGAGCTATTAAACAAAAAAATGGATCATGCCGAGAAAGTACTCGCCAATGTTGCCGACAGGGACAATAATATTTACCGCGTTTACTTTGAAGCCAACCCAATTCCCGAATCCCAAAGGCAAGCTGGTTTTGGCGGAATTAACAGATATAAAAAGTTTGAAGGTTATGATAATTCCAAACTAATTATGGAAAGCAACAAACGGCTTGATGTTTTACAAAAGCAGATTGTCGTTCAATCGAAATCCTTAGACGAAATAAAGGCCTTAGCCGAGGAAAAGGAAAAACTTTTAGCTGCTATCCCCGCTATACAACCTGTTAGCAACGAAGATTTAACACGTATGGCTTCTGGTTACGGTATGCGCACAGACCCATTTACCAAAGCACGAAAAATGCATAAAGGCATGGATTTTACAGCACCTAGGGGTACCCCAATTTACGCCAGTGGAGATGGAAAAGTCATAAGGGCAGATTCTAGATCCAGTGGCTATGGTAAGCACATACGCATTGATCATGGCTTTGGCTATGTTAGTCTCTATGCGCACTTATACAAATACAATGTTAGAAAAAACCAAAAAGTGAAACGTGGGGACTTAATAGGTTTTGTTGGTAGTACAGGACGCTCACAAGCGCCACATTTACATTATGAAATTAGAAAAGATGGCAAAAATATAAACCCCGTTAACTTTTATTACGGTAGTTTAACCGCCGAAGAATTTAGTAAAATGCTGGAGCATGCCTCATTAGAAAATCAATCTCTCGATTAA
- a CDS encoding MerR family transcriptional regulator, whose amino-acid sequence MQIDLPERRYYGIGEVAKAFGVNTSLIRFWEKEFDILKPKKNAKGNRKFTPEDVKNLKFIYHLVKERGFTLEGAKIHLKEEKKAALSNFEIVSKLEDIKEQLIKIKEHL is encoded by the coding sequence ATGCAAATAGATTTACCAGAACGACGTTATTACGGCATTGGCGAAGTGGCAAAGGCTTTTGGCGTAAACACATCTTTAATTCGCTTTTGGGAAAAGGAGTTTGATATTCTAAAACCAAAGAAAAATGCCAAGGGCAATCGTAAGTTTACTCCAGAAGATGTTAAAAACCTAAAGTTTATTTATCATTTAGTAAAAGAACGTGGGTTTACTTTAGAAGGCGCCAAGATTCACTTAAAAGAGGAAAAGAAAGCCGCTTTAAGTAACTTTGAGATTGTGAGCAAACTGGAAGACATTAAAGAGCAGCTCATTAAAATAAAAGAACACCTTTAA
- a CDS encoding LemA family protein: MKKKGLYIFLGLLVLIVIFMFNKMTSKEVSAETQWADVESAYQRRADLIPNLVATVKGYAAHEKETLEGVIKARAEATKPEIKVDELTPEKIAQFEQAQQGLSGALSRLLLTVERYPDLKANQNFLELQSQLEGTENRINVERNRFNDLTREYNTYVRKFPMNLLAGIFGFDQMPAFKSSPGSEKAPKVEF; this comes from the coding sequence ATGAAGAAAAAGGGATTATACATATTCTTGGGACTACTTGTTCTAATCGTTATTTTTATGTTTAACAAAATGACTTCAAAAGAAGTCAGTGCAGAAACTCAATGGGCTGATGTTGAAAGCGCATATCAAAGGAGAGCAGACCTAATACCTAATTTAGTGGCTACAGTAAAAGGGTATGCAGCTCACGAAAAAGAAACTTTGGAAGGCGTTATAAAAGCAAGAGCAGAAGCTACAAAACCAGAAATAAAAGTTGATGAGTTGACTCCCGAAAAAATAGCTCAATTTGAACAAGCTCAACAAGGTTTAAGTGGTGCACTTTCTAGACTTCTTTTAACTGTTGAACGTTATCCTGACTTAAAAGCTAATCAGAATTTTTTAGAACTACAATCACAATTGGAAGGCACTGAAAACAGAATTAATGTTGAAAGAAATAGATTCAATGATTTAACTCGTGAGTACAATACCTATGTTAGAAAGTTTCCCATGAACTTATTGGCAGGAATTTTTGGATTTGACCAGATGCCGGCGTTTAAATCTAGCCCAGGTAGCGAAAAAGCTCCAAAAGTTGAATTTTAA
- a CDS encoding TPM domain-containing protein — MSKIEDFLSASEEQDIVEAIRKAELNTSGEIRVHIEKTSNGDASERALEVFYTLKMENTKAQNGVLIYVAVEDRNFVIYGDKGINDVVPKDFWNSTKDVIQSHFKNGNFKQGLVEGILMSGEQLKTHFPYTDTDTNELPDEISKG, encoded by the coding sequence ATGTCTAAAATCGAAGACTTTCTTTCGGCTTCTGAAGAACAAGATATCGTTGAAGCCATTCGCAAAGCAGAATTAAACACCTCAGGTGAAATACGGGTTCATATAGAAAAAACCTCCAACGGTGATGCTTCAGAGCGGGCTTTGGAAGTGTTCTACACCCTTAAAATGGAAAATACCAAAGCGCAAAATGGGGTACTCATTTATGTTGCTGTTGAAGATAGAAACTTCGTGATTTATGGTGACAAAGGGATTAACGACGTTGTGCCCAAAGATTTTTGGAATAGCACCAAAGATGTTATCCAGTCGCATTTTAAGAATGGAAATTTTAAACAAGGTTTGGTAGAAGGCATTTTGATGTCTGGCGAACAGCTCAAGACTCATTTTCCATATACAGACACAGATACTAACGAACTTCCAGACGAAATTTCAAAAGGCTAA
- a CDS encoding YgcG family protein translates to MQYLLSSLQLPVGSKQYTKRKIISFASILWLLVFSFNISHAQYDIPEKPSFIPPVIDSTETLSKQEFKFLYDKLKNYNDTTSTEVALIIIPTTKGENINFLGAQWGEKWQIGQEGKDNGILILLAKDDRKIAISTGYGIEYLLTDALSKRIIERDIIPFFKRNDYYGGLNRGTDAIFEVLQGEYKGSRKSNNDFPVGALLIFLFIFFIILISISKNKRGGGRGGNRGNRTNGTSILDAIILSNMGRSSSSGWGGSSSGGGWSSGGGFGGFGGGGSFGGGGASGGW, encoded by the coding sequence ATGCAGTATTTATTAAGCAGTTTGCAGTTGCCAGTAGGCAGTAAACAGTATACCAAGAGAAAAATCATTTCTTTTGCATCCATACTGTGGCTCCTTGTTTTTTCATTTAATATTTCCCATGCGCAGTATGACATACCTGAAAAGCCTAGTTTCATTCCTCCGGTAATAGATAGCACTGAAACCTTAAGCAAACAGGAATTCAAGTTTCTATATGACAAACTGAAAAATTATAACGATACAACATCAACCGAAGTTGCCCTTATTATCATCCCCACCACCAAAGGTGAAAATATTAATTTCTTAGGTGCACAATGGGGAGAAAAATGGCAAATTGGTCAAGAAGGAAAAGATAATGGAATATTGATTCTACTTGCAAAAGACGATAGAAAAATAGCTATAAGCACAGGTTACGGTATTGAATACCTGCTAACAGACGCCCTTTCCAAAAGAATTATAGAACGAGACATTATTCCTTTCTTTAAGAGAAACGATTATTATGGTGGACTTAATAGAGGCACAGATGCTATTTTTGAAGTTCTTCAAGGTGAATACAAAGGCTCAAGAAAATCAAATAACGATTTCCCAGTTGGCGCCCTATTGATTTTCCTTTTTATCTTCTTTATAATCCTTATTTCCATTTCTAAAAATAAACGCGGTGGCGGACGAGGTGGTAATCGAGGGAACCGCACTAACGGCACGAGTATTCTAGACGCCATTATTTTGAGCAACATGGGGCGTTCATCCAGCAGTGGCTGGGGTGGCAGCTCTTCTGGTGGCGGATGGTCATCTGGCGGAGGTTTTGGCGGTTTTGGTGGCGGTGGTAGCTTTGGCGGAGGCGGTGCCTCTGGAGGCTGGTAA